The nucleotide window AACTACAACgagacgcccgcggccgggAGAGCACGAGGCAGAGACCTCGCGCGAGGCAACGAGGCCCCCTTCctgcgccgctcgtcgcgcacaCGCCTCCCAGCGGGCATTCTTCAAGGTACAGCTCAGCAAGATCTCGGACCTTCTTCTGATATGCTCGCCCTCGAAGGACCCTCAAGCAACGACGCGTTCCTTCCGTCGGCAACCACTACCACTACGACccctcggcgtcgcaggACCTCTGTGCGGTTTCACCAAGCGCAGCAACAGAACCAGCATCATCATAATCAGCAGAATCAGCAGaatcagcagcagctggcttCGCCTCTCGACGCAGCAGCCATCTACCCATGGCCGCCCGGCGAGAAGCCCCCCGGAGCGCCCTACCAGTACGTCAACCAGATGGACCCCGAGAGCCTCGAGTTCTTCGAGCGCACCCTCCTCGAGGACCGCGACGAGTCCCTCCGCGCAAAGGTCCCCTTCAAGCTCATCCAGCACAAGCTCCGCCACGTCTTCTGCGGCGCCCAGGAGACGCTGCGcgggcaccaccgccggctgGTCAAGGATCCCTCGCAACGCGTGCGCAAGCCCGTGTGGCACGACATTGACGTACGTTTATACTGAGCTCCCACGCCGGAGAACAGCAtgccccctctcccctcccctccccccttttcaaCTGACCAAGAGGGGCGTTTTCAGCCTCCTTGCtgccagccccccccccccgggccaGGGTAGCGAGAAGAAGATTACCCAGGAAAAAAAATCAAAATGCTGACTCGTTTTGGCTGCTACCTACAGGTCGAGCTGCTCCGCcgggccgtcgcctcgccgcggtgCAAGTTCCCCAACGGCAAGGTGAGCTGGCGCGCGGTCAGCCAGTACATCTCGgaccgcggcggcacgtACGACTTTGGCATCACGACGTGCAGCCGCAAGTGGAACGAGCTCACTGAGGCAGGCGAGCAGTAGTGGATTCGTGTCGAGATGCACATCTGGATGTAAGGGCGCCCGAGGTTGGGGGCTGGGAACGGGGTGGCAAtggcagagagagagaaagacaaagagagcgagagagagcgctCGCTCTTAGTAGCAAAGCACAGGAACAGCTACCTTCCTTCAACTTGTCGAGAGGGTAGCTATTTGTACTATAGCCAGACAcgggtcgtcgccgacgacaatAACCCCGGATCTGTAGATGGAAATGGCCACTGCCATATAAGCGTTCTGTTGCGATCAACGTCGTGCACCTCGCGGGGAGCTCTCGCCTCCTTCAGTATACAATGCTCTGTtacacgccgtcgccgccatgttcTTCttattcttcttcttcacagCATCGCTCCAGCCGCCtctcccccccgccgcggGACCCCAATCCTCTCCAGAACACTCGCCAGCTGTCCCGGATCCTCCCTCAGCGCGTCCCACTCCGCCTGCGTCTTCAccagcgccgtgcccgccagCACCGTCCCGTTGAGCGCCAGCCTCCCCACGGGcttctcctcccctccctttctcacggcgtcgccctctgCCAGCCGCGGGCAGATGACGAGCCGGCTCCGCGTCATGGCCATGTTGTAGCTGATCCTCGCCCGtccagtggcggcggcgggcgcctgacggccctcgtctccctcctcaCCCGCGTCACCGTCGTTGTTGTGTGCGGCCACCGCGCGGCATGCCCGCCGGTAGAGGCGGAGGTAGGCGGCGAACAGGTCCGTCGCGGACATACCCAGGTGGATATCTTCGGAGAATGTCGCAAACGGCACTCCCGTCAGGAGGTCCGCGTCGTCAGCCAACACGCTCCACGTGCTACCGCTACCATCAGCACGACGCATATCCacggccccctcctccgccttctcCCGGCCCTCCACCAGCAGCCCGTCCCTCATGCGCCGCACaggcagcagctggaggTGCCTATGCGGCTGACTGGCGCCAGAGTGCTCGCCGCAATTGAAGAAGACAAacagctgctcgccgtcgccatcgcagTCGTCATACGCGCGGACGCAcgccagcgcggcctcgaggtccccctcggcgagcacgtcCGTCTGGTGCTCAAACGCGCGCGTCGCGAGGATAAAGTGCTCCGGCACGACGGCGAACTTGTTGAGCACCAGGTAGTGCGCGGGgcccacgtcggcgacgaacaGCGCCCGCGGGGGGTCGGCGAAGGGGTCTGGCGGCTGGTGGcgtgacggcgaggaggaggaggagcccgtGGAAGGGGACGGTGCTTTGTTGGCgggcttgttggcgagggcgggcgagaaGCGCAGCTGGAACTGCAAGTTTTTGCCTCCTGCGTCAGCCAGAGATAAGAAGGGCACTCAATCATGACGGacgtgagtgagtgagaaCGAAAggagccacgacgacgacgacgacgacgacgacgacgacgggggaggCAACGGAACAACGTACAGGAACGATACCGACGGGCAGGACAGTAACCTGCGTGGGAAAGTAGTGCAGGTCGCCATCCCCGCGGGCCCGAGCAAAGGCCGCCCGGACGAGCTCCGGCAGgttggccggcggcgccctgaTGATGCCGCGCGGCATTGGGGGACAGACAGCCcaggggcaggcagggcgagCCGAGCCGACTTGTATGGAAGAAGTGAACGGGGTGGGCGGATGCGTGCGGGCGAGGGTGGATAGTGTGAGGTTTTGttgatgggcgggcgggcggacgagaTCTCACATgagatgatggatggggctGGATTGGTGTGGTGTGGTTGGTGTAGTTGTTGTGTTCCTGAATTGACTGGCTCCCCTGCGCCGAGTTGagcatacgaagtacgccAGAGCCCAACTAACCCCACCAACGTGCTGGCCGCCAGGTGCGTTGCGCTCCagggcggcttcttcctcttcaacTACCTAGGTAGCTCATGAATAGAGTGCGAATATTGACATCCTGACAAGGAACAATACTATTATTATCCATTTATCCTGAGCCCAAAGCAGGCATGCAAGTCGTGTAACCGCCATACTCTCTCACCCCAACGCCAGCTGTCTATCCGAATACACGCCACCCTCAAGGTTCTACCTACGCCTTCTCGCCCCCTGACGAATCTGTCCCTCGACTCAAATCCCCGGCATGCCGACAATGGATCGCACCGCCGGCACAAATCTCGGCACGTAGTACACGGCGTACGCCCCGATGAGCGCCGTCAACAGACCCGTCAACTAGTCACGTCTCCAACGTCAGCATCGTGCCCACCACGCAAGCTTCGCCGCACAAGATCCCAAAAAAAATCAACGCTCACCTTTTCAAACCACGTGTGAAAGTAAATCGCcgtcatcagcagcatccaGAGGTTCAGCCCCGCCActgccgcggccgtcttgccccccgcgccgagctgctgcatcaGCGTCTggtcgtcctcctcctcgccgccgccacggccgccgccgggcgcctcctcggcctcgacgcccgcgctcTTGAGTGCCCCGTCGCCCATCACCACGCACcgctcctcgcgcgcgcgtccaCTCCACCTCAGGACCGGCCAGCCCACCTCCTGTAGTAGAAATACCGTCCCCAGCACGAGCAGGAACACGTGGCCCGAGATgtcgtgcccgccgcgccaccggccgcccgccgccttacacgccacggccgtgatgacctcgccggcgcgcgccgtccccgcctCCACCTGGCGCTCCACCATCTCGcactgcccgcccgtccaccGGAACCCGCGGTCAATGAGCGGCGCGCCGAAGCACCACTGCGTGACGAGGAACCACCACCCCGTGACGAGCGCCCAccgcgcccccgcccgcaTCCTCCGCACCGTGAGCTCCATCGCCGTCGGTCCACCGCTCGGGTGCGTCAGCAGGAAAAACACAAAGGCAAACGTCGTCCACCCCCAGCCGCGCTTCACGAACACCACGTTGACCACATTGGACTTGCGCGCAAAGtagctcggcgccgcgcccgggtCCTGCGCGTGGGCCTGCAACACCGGGTCGtacgccgcggcgcgcgtctcgggcgacagcacggcgaagacggtgcCAAATACCAGTATAAGCGGGAAGACTGCGAGGACCACCCGCTCGAGCGGCGTGGGCAgccaggccggcgtgcgtgtcatcctcttcgtcgtcgttgtggtCGTCGCCCCGGTCGGCGGTCGCGAGTTTCGAGCCGGAGACGGCTTCCGTGGAGGCAGGCCGTCTCCTCCCAtctctgcggcggcagcgctgcgGCGTGTTGTGACCATTGGCGAAGGGAGAGACGGATGGGGAGAGAATAGACGCGGTTACGACATGAGTTGAGGCGACCAAGACGTTACGTGTCGAATTGAGCCGTGCTTGCAGTTGTTGGAAAAAGGGAACGCAGACGGGCGAGCCCGGTGGGGACCACCTTTACATTTCAAGCTCGCAGTCAGTGACGTAGGCCGTTCGTAGCTGTAGCTGTAGAATTGTGGGCACAACCTAAGGGAAAGCAGGAGCTgtgcgccaccgccagccacAGCACCTCGGCACaacgtacgtagtacgtaccCTCATGTTGGCTTCAGGCACCACCATCCCAACGCGCCGTCTCCATCTGGAACCTTCGCTCAACGGCGTCGACTTCAGACTCACATCCTAACTACATCTCGCCCATACATGGTAAATTGAGCTGGGTTTTTAGCCGGCACGCTAACATAGCCAGGCACCAAAGTTCACATGGCTGGCGAagcagccacagccaagTACCCCGCACCGTTCCTCCATGTTTGTCGCATGCACGCACTTGCAGAGCCAAACACAGCATGCCATGTGTGAGATGTCTTCACTCCCTCAGTTACTGAGCGTCTATTTACGTGTTAGCTCTTATGTGCGTGTCACAGTCTGCCGTAAATCGT belongs to Purpureocillium takamizusanense chromosome 1, complete sequence and includes:
- the APA2 gene encoding ATP adenylyltransferase (COG:F~EggNog:ENOG503NYMG) produces the protein MPRGIIRAPPANLPELVRAAFARARGDGDLHYFPTQVTVLPVGIVPFQLRFSPALANKPANKAPSPSTGSSSSSPSRHQPPDPFADPPRALFVADVGPAHYLVLNKFAVVPEHFILATRAFEHQTDVLAEGDLEAALACVRAYDDCDGDGEQLFVFFNCGEHSGASQPHRHLQLLPVRRMRDGLLVEGREKAEEGAVDMRRADGSGSTWSVLADDADLLTGVPFATFSEDIHLGMSATDLFAAYLRLYRRACRAVAAHNNDGDAGEEGDEGRQAPAAATGRARISYNMAMTRSRLVICPRLAEGDAVRKGGEEKPVGRLALNGTVLAGTALVKTQAEWDALREDPGQLASVLERIGVPRRGGEAAGAML
- a CDS encoding ATP adenylyltransferase (TransMembrane:5 (o58-76i154-174o225-244i300-319o325-341i)~COG:I~EggNog:ENOG503NWZ8); protein product: MVTTRRSAAAAEMGGDGLPPRKPSPARNSRPPTGATTTTTTKRMTRTPAWLPTPLERVVLAVFPLILVFGTVFAVLSPETRAAAYDPVLQAHAQDPGAAPSYFARKSNVVNVVFVKRGWGWTTFAFVFFLLTHPSGGPTAMELTVRRMRAGARWALVTGWWFLVTQWCFGAPLIDRGFRWTGGQCEMVERQVEAGTARAGEVITAVACKAAGGRWRGGHDISGHVFLLVLGTVFLLQEVGWPVLRWSGRAREERCVVMGDGALKSAGVEAEEAPGGGRGGGEEEDDQTLMQQLGAGGKTAAAVAGLNLWMLLMTAIYFHTWFEKLTGLLTALIGAYAVYYVPRFVPAVRSIVGMPGI